The Chryseolinea soli genome contains a region encoding:
- a CDS encoding pyridoxal phosphate-dependent aminotransferase → MITTANRIAQVEEYYFSRKLAEVRGLDTPELRVINLGIGSPDQAPSASTIEALTASAKNPANHGYQNYKGIPQLRGAIADFYKKTYQVSLNSETDILPLMGSKEGIMHIAMAFVNEGDEVLIPNPGYPTYSSVANLVGAKLSPYALREDSNWGIDMEALKKRDLSKVKIMWVNFPHMPTGRTASREELKELVDLARKHQFLIVNDNPYSLILNDEPMSILSIEGADEVALELNSLSKSHNMAGWRIGWVAGRKEYIEAVLKVKSNMDSGMFLGLQHAAVEALKNGAEWFTSLNAVYADRKRVAMQLLDLLGCTYSTKQSGLFVWAKAPDQIQDVEKWIDEILYGTKVFITPGFIFGEAGRRYIRISLCCTTTMLTEAVQRIQKFLGDKAAVSAKASVNA, encoded by the coding sequence ATGATCACAACAGCCAACCGAATTGCACAGGTAGAAGAATACTACTTCAGCCGCAAGCTGGCCGAAGTACGCGGCCTCGACACCCCCGAACTGCGGGTGATCAACCTGGGCATCGGCAGCCCCGACCAGGCGCCATCGGCTTCCACCATTGAAGCGCTGACGGCCTCTGCAAAAAATCCGGCCAACCATGGCTACCAGAATTACAAAGGCATTCCCCAACTGCGCGGTGCCATTGCCGACTTTTATAAAAAGACCTACCAGGTTTCGTTGAATTCCGAAACGGATATCCTTCCCCTTATGGGTTCCAAGGAGGGCATCATGCACATCGCCATGGCATTTGTGAACGAAGGCGACGAAGTGCTCATCCCCAACCCAGGCTATCCCACCTATTCATCGGTGGCCAACCTGGTGGGAGCAAAGCTCAGTCCCTATGCCTTGCGCGAAGATTCCAATTGGGGCATCGACATGGAGGCGTTGAAGAAACGCGATCTTTCGAAAGTGAAGATCATGTGGGTGAACTTCCCGCACATGCCTACCGGCAGAACCGCGTCGCGCGAAGAATTGAAGGAATTGGTTGACCTGGCCCGCAAGCATCAATTCCTGATCGTGAACGACAACCCTTATAGCCTCATCCTGAACGATGAGCCCATGAGCATTCTTTCTATCGAGGGTGCTGATGAAGTGGCGTTGGAGTTGAACTCCCTTAGCAAATCGCACAACATGGCCGGGTGGCGCATCGGTTGGGTGGCCGGCCGCAAAGAATATATCGAGGCGGTATTGAAAGTGAAGAGCAACATGGACTCGGGCATGTTCCTCGGTCTGCAACACGCTGCCGTGGAAGCCTTGAAGAATGGAGCCGAATGGTTCACATCGCTTAATGCCGTGTACGCCGACCGGAAACGGGTAGCCATGCAGTTGCTCGACCTGCTCGGCTGCACCTATTCGACAAAGCAATCCGGTTTGTTCGTGTGGGCAAAAGCGCCCGACCAAATCCAGGATGTGGAGAAGTGGATCGACGAGATCCTCTACGGCACAAAAGTGTTCATCACACCCGGTTTCATTTTTGGCGAAGCCGGAAGACGATACATCCGCATTTCCCTCTGCTGCACCACGACGATGCTCACAGAGGCCGTGCAGCGTATTCAAAAGTTTTTAGGCGATAAGGCTGCTGTTTCGGCAAAGGCCTCTGTCAACGCATAA
- a CDS encoding prephenate dehydrogenase has product MKTTVIGLGLIGGSIALDLKKAGLASEVIGLEQNAAHAARAVELGLVDRIGEKEEALATSDLIILAIPVNALGKLLPSVLDKVHKDAVVMDAGSTKSLICRAIAHHPKRSQFVAAHPIAGTENSGPEAAFEGLFRNKTNIICERDKSSAQALDVVSQVFDALGMNTIFMEPEEHDKHVAYVSHLSHVSSFLLGQTVLDIERDEKNIFALAGSGFASTVRLAKSSPDMWAPIFEQNAEYLSQALLEYIMHLQKFQYYLMKRDAKELHRIMADANRIREILNGIEHKQTKQQIAK; this is encoded by the coding sequence ATGAAGACAACGGTAATCGGTCTGGGGTTGATTGGAGGTTCCATCGCGTTGGATCTGAAAAAAGCAGGTCTTGCGTCGGAGGTGATCGGGCTGGAACAAAACGCCGCACACGCCGCCCGGGCTGTGGAGCTGGGATTGGTTGATCGGATCGGGGAAAAAGAAGAGGCTTTGGCAACTTCCGATCTGATCATCTTGGCCATCCCGGTTAACGCCTTGGGCAAATTGCTGCCTTCCGTGTTGGACAAAGTGCACAAAGACGCCGTGGTGATGGATGCCGGATCGACCAAAAGTTTGATCTGCCGCGCCATCGCCCACCATCCGAAACGCAGTCAATTTGTGGCGGCACACCCCATTGCCGGTACGGAAAACTCGGGACCCGAAGCAGCCTTCGAAGGACTGTTCCGCAACAAGACCAACATCATCTGCGAACGCGACAAGTCCTCCGCACAAGCGCTGGATGTGGTAAGCCAGGTGTTCGACGCCTTGGGCATGAACACCATCTTCATGGAACCGGAAGAACACGATAAACACGTGGCCTATGTATCGCACCTGTCGCACGTGAGCTCCTTTTTGCTGGGACAAACGGTGTTGGACATCGAGCGGGATGAAAAAAATATTTTCGCACTGGCGGGTAGCGGCTTCGCTTCTACGGTGCGTCTTGCGAAAAGCTCGCCCGACATGTGGGCGCCCATCTTCGAGCAAAACGCCGAATACCTGAGCCAGGCCTTGCTGGAATACATTATGCACCTGCAGAAGTTTCAGTACTACCTCATGAAACGCGACGCCAAAGAACTTCATCGCATCATGGCCGACGCCAACCGCATCAGAGAAATTTTAAACGGAATAGAACACAAACAAACAAAACAACAGATCGCAAAATAA
- a CDS encoding chorismate mutase, which translates to MKHTLQLESISKWLPTASKPIIISGPCSAETEEQTIATAKQLAATGKVHALRAGIWKPRTRPGQYEGAGEEGLKWLIAAKKETGLPVTTEVANAAHVEACLKAGVDILWVGARTTVNPFSVQEVADSLKGVDIPVMVKNPINPDLELWIGALERLNKAGLTKLAAIHRGFSSFEKGPFRNAPMWDMAIELKTRIPELDIICDPSHISGNRELISFISQKALDLDMAGLMIESHINPDAAWSDAKQQVTPANLGKIIDGLVVRTVSSDNKTFKDTLSILREQIDQLDDEIMSKLAARMKISEKIGQYKKENGVTILQVARWEEIIQTRITLGKAMGLNADFTSDLLKLIHQESIQIQTKVMNKVEERV; encoded by the coding sequence ATGAAGCATACATTGCAACTGGAATCAATTTCGAAATGGCTCCCCACCGCCAGTAAGCCCATCATCATTAGCGGACCTTGCAGCGCGGAAACCGAAGAACAGACCATCGCCACCGCCAAGCAACTGGCCGCTACGGGCAAAGTACACGCCCTGCGCGCCGGCATCTGGAAACCCCGCACACGCCCCGGCCAATATGAAGGCGCAGGCGAAGAAGGATTGAAGTGGCTCATCGCCGCTAAAAAAGAAACCGGCTTGCCCGTCACCACCGAAGTGGCCAACGCCGCCCACGTAGAAGCCTGTCTCAAGGCCGGTGTCGACATCCTTTGGGTAGGCGCCCGCACCACGGTGAACCCCTTCTCCGTGCAGGAGGTGGCCGACTCGCTGAAAGGCGTGGACATCCCCGTGATGGTGAAGAACCCCATCAACCCCGACCTGGAGTTGTGGATTGGCGCCCTCGAGCGTCTCAACAAAGCCGGCCTCACCAAGCTGGCCGCCATTCACCGCGGATTCTCGTCGTTCGAAAAAGGACCTTTCCGCAATGCCCCCATGTGGGACATGGCGATCGAACTGAAGACCCGCATCCCCGAACTGGACATCATCTGCGATCCCAGCCACATTTCGGGTAACCGCGAGCTCATCTCGTTCATCTCCCAAAAAGCGCTCGACCTCGATATGGCCGGTCTCATGATCGAAAGCCACATCAACCCCGACGCGGCCTGGAGCGACGCCAAACAACAAGTGACCCCCGCAAACCTCGGCAAGATCATCGACGGCCTGGTGGTGCGCACGGTGTCGTCCGACAACAAAACGTTCAAAGATACCCTCAGTATCCTGCGCGAACAGATCGACCAACTCGACGACGAGATCATGTCCAAACTGGCGGCCCGCATGAAAATATCCGAGAAGATCGGTCAGTACAAAAAGGAGAACGGCGTCACCATCCTGCAAGTGGCACGCTGGGAGGAGATCATCCAAACCCGCATCACGCTGGGCAAGGCCATGGGCCTGAATGCTGACTTCACCAGCGACCTGCTGAAGCTCATTCACCAGGAGTCCATCCAGATCCAGACCAAGGTCATGAACAAGGTGGAAGAACGCGTGTAG
- a CDS encoding toxin-antitoxin system YwqK family antitoxin: MNRFLLAAGLLISLTSYSQTLPPPYVPVADVLSLAKELYDSGKYDKAIEKYQIISKRDTAYTLALAEMAQAYVANKEYDKAIAASEEGLQKPSIYQPEFMRLRGVAYERKGDFDKAVSFFEKALETYPFNYAIMFNLGLAYYNHKDYDKATTQFFKILAVDPFHPGSHLNLGRMAAGQGKRTHALLSLGLYMGVNNKDHDRLVLLEKVMSNQFADDGSLPFTGENAFDKLDQILKAGIAMDKNYKTKIPVDAAIVRQFQMFFEQLSKVENKPNDPWYTFYMPIYQMLKDRDLAEPFVYHILGSIDNDQVRKWTKKNDDRLKVFYSATNTELTKKRVLTTAPQFGFSGPVQAWYNDNNGLEALGKKDEAKARQGHWLYFTNSVRIAEGNYSDAGKKIGVWKYYGDDGVLSSTENHDTGETRLYKNGVQVEYFFLKNDEIDGAVELYNACGALREKLLYANGKRHGKGTSYFSSGKVMQEYSYDNDQLTGTFTNYYETGTVRNKATYALGKAEGVYVEYFANGKVSSTGSYKNGEVNGVWKYYHANGRLNRTGNFVNGTATGEWTFYDVRGNLFGKRTLDEKGNITGEDNTYHDGKLHYTETYKNSVLVKVVYFEPSGKVIGTYGKSDGTFPVKFHYPTGQLFAEGAYKKGRRDGHWKYYYPEGTVESELTYKDGQAQGESIEYFHTGQKMYVSHYKDDEREGTFEEFFVHGQLKQRGYYVAGQREQHWYAYHPDGKLASDYYYIHGDLSGAATEYTGSGKVAEVTTYDANRMTDVVTMGADGKALTRRVEKDKTGRVNFESTYKNGKRQIVYETNCGEYTYIGKMFPDEKTFYDWSSLSGKREGLFRQYAMNGQQTREGHYRDGKAEGMWKSFEADGAADYSGLYLQDEHDSTWTFNYFNGNVYYTREYRGDEADGILRVFAPDGTPLVEKLYYNNKLVAFRKVAPHEKQEDWTAFNGNQTIMATYANGKTAYEEKLVKGLIDGARKIYYSNGQLHLEYHFALGDYQGPYTIYFPDGKVEERGTYKFDELDGLYEKFYPNGTPFIRETYQMGVLNGDATYYSKDGKSKTYHFYEGLPHD; encoded by the coding sequence ATGAATCGTTTTTTGTTGGCCGCCGGCCTGTTGATCAGTCTCACCAGCTATTCGCAAACCCTTCCCCCTCCGTATGTTCCCGTAGCCGACGTGCTGAGTCTGGCAAAGGAATTGTATGATTCCGGGAAATACGATAAGGCTATCGAAAAGTACCAGATCATCTCCAAGCGCGACACCGCCTACACCCTGGCCCTGGCCGAGATGGCACAAGCGTATGTGGCGAACAAGGAATACGACAAGGCCATTGCTGCCAGCGAAGAAGGGCTCCAAAAGCCGTCGATCTACCAACCGGAATTCATGCGGTTGCGCGGAGTGGCTTACGAACGCAAAGGCGATTTCGACAAAGCGGTTTCATTTTTTGAGAAAGCCCTCGAAACCTACCCGTTCAACTACGCGATCATGTTCAACCTGGGGCTTGCCTACTACAACCACAAAGACTACGACAAGGCCACCACACAGTTTTTCAAGATCCTGGCCGTCGATCCCTTTCACCCCGGGAGCCATTTGAACCTGGGCCGGATGGCGGCAGGCCAGGGAAAAAGAACACACGCCCTGTTGTCGCTGGGATTATACATGGGCGTGAACAACAAAGACCACGACCGCCTGGTGCTGCTGGAAAAAGTGATGTCCAATCAATTCGCCGACGACGGATCGCTTCCGTTCACGGGCGAGAATGCTTTTGACAAACTGGATCAGATCCTCAAGGCGGGCATCGCGATGGATAAAAATTATAAGACGAAAATTCCCGTAGACGCCGCCATCGTGCGGCAGTTCCAAATGTTCTTCGAGCAACTCTCCAAGGTGGAGAATAAACCGAATGATCCCTGGTACACATTCTATATGCCCATCTATCAGATGTTGAAAGACCGGGATTTGGCGGAGCCCTTCGTGTATCACATTCTTGGATCTATCGACAACGACCAGGTGCGCAAGTGGACAAAGAAAAACGACGACCGGCTCAAGGTGTTTTATAGCGCCACCAACACAGAGCTAACCAAGAAGCGCGTGTTGACCACGGCGCCCCAATTTGGATTTTCCGGGCCCGTGCAAGCCTGGTATAACGACAACAATGGACTGGAGGCCCTGGGCAAAAAAGATGAAGCAAAAGCGAGGCAGGGACACTGGTTGTATTTCACCAACTCGGTGCGCATAGCCGAAGGCAACTATTCGGATGCCGGAAAGAAAATCGGCGTGTGGAAATATTATGGCGACGACGGCGTACTCTCCAGCACAGAGAACCATGATACCGGTGAAACGAGGCTCTATAAAAATGGGGTTCAAGTCGAATACTTTTTTCTGAAAAACGACGAGATCGACGGCGCCGTGGAATTATACAATGCCTGCGGTGCGCTGCGGGAGAAACTGCTCTACGCCAATGGCAAACGCCATGGCAAAGGCACCTCTTACTTCAGCAGTGGAAAGGTGATGCAAGAATACAGCTACGATAACGATCAGCTCACCGGCACATTTACCAACTATTATGAGACGGGCACCGTCCGGAACAAAGCCACGTATGCGCTAGGGAAGGCGGAAGGTGTCTACGTGGAATATTTTGCCAACGGAAAAGTGAGCAGCACGGGCAGCTACAAAAACGGCGAAGTGAACGGCGTTTGGAAATATTATCACGCCAACGGAAGATTAAACCGCACCGGTAATTTTGTCAACGGCACGGCCACTGGCGAATGGACCTTCTACGACGTTCGGGGAAACCTGTTTGGGAAAAGAACCCTGGATGAGAAGGGGAACATCACCGGTGAAGACAACACCTATCACGACGGCAAACTCCATTACACCGAAACCTATAAAAACAGCGTGCTGGTGAAAGTGGTCTACTTTGAGCCCAGCGGCAAAGTGATCGGCACGTATGGAAAGAGTGACGGCACATTTCCTGTAAAATTCCACTACCCGACCGGGCAACTTTTCGCGGAGGGCGCCTATAAAAAAGGCCGCCGCGACGGCCACTGGAAATACTATTACCCGGAAGGCACCGTTGAAAGCGAACTGACCTACAAAGACGGCCAGGCGCAGGGAGAATCCATTGAGTATTTTCACACCGGGCAAAAAATGTACGTTTCGCACTATAAGGATGATGAGCGGGAAGGAACATTCGAAGAATTTTTCGTGCACGGACAATTGAAGCAACGCGGCTACTATGTGGCCGGCCAGCGCGAACAACACTGGTATGCCTATCATCCCGATGGCAAGCTGGCATCCGATTACTATTACATCCATGGCGATCTCTCCGGCGCGGCCACCGAATACACCGGCAGTGGTAAAGTGGCCGAAGTGACCACCTACGATGCCAACCGGATGACGGACGTTGTTACGATGGGCGCCGACGGAAAGGCTTTGACGCGGCGTGTGGAGAAAGACAAGACCGGCCGCGTGAACTTCGAGTCGACTTACAAGAACGGCAAGCGGCAGATTGTTTATGAAACGAATTGTGGTGAATATACCTACATCGGTAAAATGTTTCCCGATGAAAAAACGTTCTACGACTGGTCCTCGCTCAGTGGCAAGCGTGAGGGGCTTTTCAGACAGTATGCCATGAACGGACAACAGACAAGAGAAGGCCACTACCGCGACGGCAAAGCGGAGGGAATGTGGAAAAGTTTCGAGGCCGACGGTGCCGCCGATTATTCGGGCCTATACCTCCAGGATGAACACGATAGCACCTGGACCTTCAACTATTTCAATGGAAATGTATACTACACCCGTGAATACCGGGGCGACGAGGCGGACGGCATCCTGCGCGTCTTTGCACCCGACGGTACACCCCTGGTGGAAAAGCTCTATTACAACAACAAGCTTGTAGCGTTTCGCAAAGTCGCACCCCACGAAAAACAAGAAGATTGGACAGCTTTCAACGGAAATCAAACCATTATGGCAACCTACGCCAACGGAAAGACGGCGTATGAGGAAAAGCTGGTGAAGGGATTGATCGATGGAGCGCGGAAGATATACTACAGCAACGGTCAGCTCCACTTGGAATATCATTTCGCGCTGGGCGATTACCAGGGACCCTATACAATTTATTTCCCCGATGGCAAGGTAGAAGAGAGAGGGACCTATAAATTTGATGAACTGGACGGTCTTTATGAGAAGTTCTACCCGAACGGCACGCCGTTCATCCGCGAAACCTATCAAATGGGAGTACTCAACGGGGATGCCACCTATTACAGCAAAGACGGGAAGTCGAAAACATATCATTTTTACGAAGGGTTACCACATGACTAA
- a CDS encoding transglutaminase-like domain-containing protein — MTKISFAGLIIAVCGFTGASAQSDLYKTFKQKFPDDPAVFVERSEVLTIQLKDDSLQVFTDVSEDILHLKEQSEAYASGRVYGSHFNQVKDIKAKTLIWDKSRYKEMSVSDFKKNSDRDAGIFYDDSYYYSFNYPSVSNGNRTQLEYRSFQKDVKFIPGFIFSTYLPQGKTSYTIKTSPQVDLFYEVLNDAAGVIKFRKFEKGGFKYYEWTATNLPARRSEDSSPSIRYYVPHVITYVKSYESKKGKVNVLSNLDDLYHWYYSFVDGLDKEAASPELTAVVEKIKSQSKNETDIVRNVFYWVQENIQYIAFEEGMRGLIPHNGTYVCEKRYGDCKDMASLIVSMLNIAGVKSYRTWIGTRDLPYKYSQVPTPLVDNHMIATYIAADGQYYFLDATSDHTPFGLPSSMIQGKEALIGLDKDHYVVKTVPEIPKERNTMTDSITIKLDGNQIVGKGASALTGYAKVFGGYELDRAEKDDVKRYVTRLIGKGSNKFYLDDFKVANENDRDKPTRINYTFRIGDYFQKIGDELYINLNLNKDYYNAFINTALRQTPKENDYRYESLEYSELTIPDGYEIEYLPPGAKQDGDLLGFETRYEKKNGKIVFSKKLYINYLLMQTNQFDQWNEAVKSLSEAYKESLILKKK; from the coding sequence ATGACTAAAATTTCTTTTGCAGGCCTGATCATCGCAGTTTGCGGCTTCACGGGGGCAAGCGCGCAAAGCGATCTCTATAAAACATTCAAGCAAAAATTCCCGGACGACCCTGCCGTGTTTGTAGAGCGCTCGGAAGTGCTCACCATCCAGCTCAAGGATGACTCGCTGCAGGTGTTCACCGATGTGTCGGAAGATATCTTGCATTTGAAAGAACAAAGCGAAGCCTATGCTTCGGGCCGTGTGTACGGCTCGCACTTCAACCAGGTGAAAGACATCAAAGCAAAAACGCTGATCTGGGACAAGAGCCGCTACAAGGAAATGAGCGTCTCCGATTTTAAAAAGAACAGCGACCGCGATGCGGGCATTTTCTACGACGACTCGTATTACTATTCCTTCAACTATCCATCGGTCTCTAACGGCAACCGTACCCAACTGGAATACCGTTCTTTTCAAAAGGATGTGAAGTTCATCCCCGGCTTCATCTTCTCCACCTACCTGCCGCAGGGAAAAACCTCCTATACGATCAAGACCAGCCCGCAAGTGGATTTGTTTTATGAAGTGCTGAACGATGCCGCCGGTGTCATAAAATTCCGGAAGTTTGAGAAAGGCGGGTTTAAGTATTATGAGTGGACGGCTACCAACCTGCCCGCCCGCCGGAGTGAAGACAGCAGCCCTTCCATTCGCTATTACGTTCCACATGTGATCACCTACGTGAAATCGTATGAATCGAAAAAAGGAAAAGTGAATGTGTTGAGTAACCTCGATGATCTCTATCATTGGTATTACAGCTTCGTGGACGGTCTGGACAAAGAAGCCGCTTCGCCGGAGCTCACGGCCGTCGTGGAAAAAATTAAAAGCCAAAGCAAGAACGAAACGGACATCGTCCGGAACGTTTTCTATTGGGTACAGGAGAATATTCAATACATCGCTTTCGAGGAAGGCATGCGCGGCCTCATCCCGCACAACGGCACCTATGTATGCGAGAAGCGCTACGGCGATTGCAAAGATATGGCCAGCCTTATTGTGAGCATGCTGAACATCGCCGGCGTAAAATCCTATCGCACCTGGATCGGCACGCGCGACCTGCCCTACAAGTATTCGCAGGTGCCCACCCCGTTGGTTGACAACCACATGATCGCCACCTACATCGCTGCCGATGGCCAGTATTATTTTTTGGATGCCACCAGCGACCACACGCCGTTTGGCTTGCCGTCGTCGATGATCCAGGGCAAGGAGGCATTGATTGGATTGGACAAGGATCACTATGTGGTGAAGACCGTTCCGGAGATCCCGAAAGAACGGAACACCATGACGGATTCGATCACCATCAAACTGGATGGCAACCAGATCGTGGGGAAGGGCGCGAGCGCGTTAACGGGATATGCAAAAGTATTCGGGGGCTATGAACTGGACCGCGCCGAAAAGGACGATGTGAAACGCTACGTCACCCGGCTCATCGGCAAAGGCAGCAATAAATTTTATCTCGACGACTTCAAGGTGGCCAACGAAAACGACCGCGACAAACCCACCCGGATCAACTATACGTTCCGCATCGGCGATTATTTTCAGAAGATCGGGGATGAACTCTACATCAACCTGAACCTCAACAAAGATTATTACAACGCCTTTATCAACACCGCGCTCCGGCAAACGCCAAAGGAGAACGACTACCGGTACGAGTCATTGGAATATAGCGAGCTCACCATCCCCGACGGATACGAGATCGAATACCTGCCCCCGGGTGCCAAACAGGACGGGGACCTGCTGGGCTTCGAAACGCGCTATGAAAAAAAGAACGGCAAGATCGTATTCTCGAAAAAATTATACATCAACTACCTGCTCATGCAGACCAACCAGTTCGATCAGTGGAATGAGGCCGTGAAATCGTTGAGCGAAGCTTATAAAGAATCCCTTATTCTAAAGAAAAAATAG
- a CDS encoding DUF3857 domain-containing protein produces MKLIRNCILTVLALVSLGARANDYKPYEWEKDRARYVLQEKDAALSELILKQHAQYDYVLKDNEFVLYSTVHRIVYVNNNEAVQKHNRIVISMNNTLELLDVKARAINKAGKAVYFDKTNLKELKDENSGNAYKIFAIEGIEMGSEIEYYFTRKMTATLFDRAFMQFDAPVKNNSFLLTCPGHLRFDFKSYNGFPEVKKDEKENQNTYSAEAKDVPALKKEPFSYFSPNRKRIEFKLAYNVGRSPARLYTWDEAAKTFYKLLVTLSKEDDKAVDKFVKTIGDKPTATLDERIRNVEAKIKTTIQVNKEGDNESLNQVESILKYKLASHQGMTRLFVAVFDKLKINCQPVITCSRENIKFDGSFDSWSFLDDYVLFFPDTRKFLEPYTFEFRYPLIQPDFTATQGLFLEPFVTGDVKSALSSIGEIPPTDYAINQDNLDIDVTFTDDLGANQIRQKRDFGGYNAALFTPYYELIPAADRVKMIEELTKQTAPDASIKKWTATPVPGENAGNFLVDVDFLSNHFVEKAGPRILFKVGELIGPQVEMYRDDERTTVVENEYNRKYDRKIRVHIPKGYQVKNLDDLKVDIAYHDRDYVPYMFKSDYTVKDDVVEVSIVEYYKEIYAPLSRYEDFRKVVNAAADFNKITLVLEKRS; encoded by the coding sequence ATGAAATTGATCCGCAACTGTATCCTCACGGTTCTTGCCCTGGTAAGCCTCGGCGCCCGGGCAAACGATTATAAACCCTACGAGTGGGAGAAGGACCGCGCCCGCTATGTGTTGCAGGAAAAAGATGCAGCCCTGTCGGAACTCATCCTCAAGCAACATGCACAATACGACTACGTGTTGAAGGACAATGAATTCGTGTTGTATTCCACGGTTCACCGCATTGTGTACGTGAACAACAACGAAGCGGTTCAGAAGCACAACCGCATCGTCATCTCCATGAACAACACCCTGGAGTTGTTGGATGTGAAAGCCCGCGCCATCAACAAGGCCGGCAAAGCGGTGTATTTCGACAAGACCAACCTGAAAGAGTTGAAAGACGAGAACAGCGGCAACGCCTATAAGATCTTTGCCATCGAAGGGATTGAAATGGGGAGCGAGATCGAATACTACTTCACACGCAAAATGACGGCAACCCTTTTCGACCGGGCTTTCATGCAGTTCGACGCGCCCGTAAAAAACAATTCCTTTTTGCTCACTTGCCCCGGCCACCTGCGATTCGATTTCAAATCCTACAACGGTTTCCCGGAAGTGAAAAAGGATGAGAAGGAAAATCAAAATACCTACAGTGCGGAAGCGAAGGACGTGCCCGCATTGAAGAAGGAGCCGTTCTCCTATTTTTCTCCCAACCGTAAACGCATCGAATTTAAACTGGCCTACAACGTTGGCCGGTCACCGGCAAGACTCTACACGTGGGACGAAGCTGCAAAAACTTTCTACAAACTGTTGGTCACCCTTTCAAAAGAGGATGACAAAGCCGTTGACAAATTCGTAAAGACCATCGGCGACAAACCCACTGCCACGCTGGACGAACGCATCCGTAACGTTGAAGCCAAGATCAAAACCACCATCCAGGTGAACAAGGAAGGCGACAACGAATCGTTGAACCAGGTGGAGAGCATCCTCAAATACAAATTGGCCTCGCACCAGGGCATGACCCGCCTGTTCGTAGCCGTATTTGACAAGCTGAAAATAAATTGCCAACCGGTCATCACCTGCAGCCGTGAGAACATCAAGTTCGATGGCTCGTTCGACTCTTGGTCTTTCCTGGACGACTACGTGTTGTTCTTCCCCGATACCCGGAAGTTCCTCGAACCCTACACATTCGAATTCCGCTACCCGCTCATTCAACCCGACTTCACGGCCACACAAGGCTTGTTCCTGGAACCGTTCGTGACAGGCGATGTGAAATCAGCGTTATCATCGATCGGCGAAATTCCCCCGACGGACTATGCCATCAACCAGGATAACCTCGACATCGATGTCACTTTCACCGATGATCTTGGTGCCAACCAAATCCGGCAAAAGCGCGACTTCGGAGGCTACAACGCCGCCCTCTTCACGCCCTACTATGAATTGATCCCCGCGGCAGACCGCGTCAAAATGATCGAGGAGCTGACCAAGCAAACCGCTCCCGATGCTTCGATAAAGAAGTGGACAGCGACGCCCGTGCCCGGCGAAAATGCCGGCAACTTCCTGGTTGACGTCGATTTTCTCTCCAATCACTTCGTGGAAAAAGCAGGCCCTCGCATTCTGTTCAAAGTGGGTGAACTGATCGGTCCCCAGGTTGAAATGTATCGCGACGATGAACGCACTACGGTGGTGGAGAATGAATACAACCGCAAATACGATCGCAAGATCCGTGTCCACATCCCGAAAGGCTACCAGGTAAAAAATCTCGACGATCTGAAAGTCGATATCGCCTACCACGATCGCGACTATGTGCCCTATATGTTTAAGTCCGACTACACGGTGAAAGATGATGTAGTGGAAGTCAGTATTGTTGAATACTACAAAGAGATCTACGCGCCGCTGTCGCGCTATGAGGATTTCCGGAAAGTAGTGAATGCGGCTGCGGACTTTAACAAGATCACGCTGGTGTTGGAGAAGCGATCCTAG